ATGGATTAAAAATTTATACAACGATAGACTCTCGTATGCAAAAATATGCAGAAGAAGCTGTGTATGAACACATGGCCAACCTTCAAACATATTTTGATAAAGAACAAAAAAGAAATAAAAATGCTCCTTTCTATGACATAAACAAAAAGGAAATAGAGAAAATTATAAGAAGAGCAAAACAAAATTCAGACCGTTATAAGCAAATGAAAGCTGCTGGCAAGTCTGAAAAAGAAATAGATAAAGTATTTAATACAGCTACTGATATGCGTATTTTCACATGGAAAGGTGAACGCGATACGGTAATGACACCTTATGATTCAATACGTCATTATAAATATTTCTTACGTTCAGGTTTGGTATCTATTGAGCCTCAAACAGGTCATATTAAAGCTTGGGTTGGAGGAATAAACCACAGGTATTTTAAATATGATGCAGTAGAGCAACAAAAACGTCAAGTAGGTTCTACATTTAAACCTTTTGTATATGCAACAGCAATTAATCAGTTAAAAATGTCACCATGTGATAAGTTGCCAAATACACCATATACTATTCCAAAGGAAAAATATGGAATGCCAGAAGATTGGACACCTAAAAATGCAGGAGGTAAATATGGAGGAGAACTTACGTTAAAAGAAGCCCTAGCAAAATCAATAAACGTAATTACAGCACAATTAATTGATAAAGTTTCACCTATAAATGTAGTTAGACTTGCAGAATCTTCAGGGATAACATCTAAATTAGAGGCAAATCCGTCTATTGCATTAGGAGCAATTGATTTATCATTATTAGAAATGGTAAGTGCTTATTCAACATTTGCTAATAAAGGACTACGTGTAAGTCCTTTAATGATTACCCGAATAGAAGATAAAAATGGAACTGTTTTAGAGGAGTTTGTACCAGAAACAAAAGAGGTATTAAGTGAAGAGTCTGCTTATGTAATTTTAGACTTAATGCAAGGGGTAACAAAGTTAGGATCAGGAGCACGTTTAAGATCAACTTGGACTTCAGCAGGTGATGCAGCAACAGGCTTTCCTTATAAATTTACCAATCCTATTGCAGGTAAAACGGGTACAACACAAAACCAATCAGATGGATGGTTTATGGGGATTGTTCCTAACTTAGCAACAGGTGTTTGGACAGGGGGAGAAGATAGAGCTACACACTTTGCAGGGTTAAAGTATGGTCAAGGAGCAACAATGTCGCTACCAACATGGGCTATATTCATGAGAAAATGTTATGAAGATAAAACATTAGAGATTAGTCAAGAAAGTTTTGAAAAACCTAAAGATATAAGTATAAACCTAGACTGTTCAAAAGCTGAGGAACCAAAAGAAGGAGAGGAAGAAGAAACAGCGCCAGACGATACAGATTTTTAGTATATTATAAGATGTTTAATCACTTAGTGAGTAAAGCTTAAAAACAACAACTATAATGATAAATAAAAAAGTAAATAACGTACAAGAAGCATTGCAAGGTGTGCAAGATGGAATGACCTTTATGTTAGGAGGGTTCGGTTTATGCGGAATACCTGAAAATGCTATTGCTGAGTTAGTAAAAATAGGAGTAAAAGATGTTACTTGTATTTCTAATAACGCAGGAGTTGATGATTTTGGCTTAGGGTTGTTATTGCAAAATCGTCAAATAAAGAAAATGATTTCTTCTTACGTAGGAGAAAATGATGAATTTGAGCGTCAAATGTTGTCTGGAGAATTAGAAGTAGAATTAACACCTCAAGGAACTTTAGCCGAAAAATGTAGAGCAGCACAAGCAGGATTTCCAGCATTTTACACTCCAGCAGGTTACGGAACGGAAGTAGCAGAAGGAAAAGAAACTCGTGAGTTTGACGGAAAAATGTATGTATTAGAACCAGCATTTAAAGCAGACTTTGCTTTTGTAAAGGCATGGAAAGGTGATGCTGCTGGAAACTTAATTTTCAAAGGAACTTCAAGAAACTTTAACCCAAATATGTGTGGAGCAGCTACTATTACGGTTGCTGAGGTTGAGGAGTTAGTCCCAGTAGGAGAATTAGACCCAAATCAAATTCATATTCCAGGAATTTTTGTACAACGCATTTTCCAAGGAGAAAAGTATGAGAAGAGAATTGAGCAACGAACTGTAAGACAAAGAAGCTAGTTATGTTAGATAAAAACGGAATAGCGAAGAGAATCGCAAAAGAAGTAAAAAACGGATATTATGTAAATCTTGGTATCGGAATTCCAACATTAGTAGCCAACTTTGTTCGTGATGATATTGAGGTAGAATTTCAATCAGAAAATGGAGTATTAGGTATGGGGCCTTTTCCTTTTGAAGGAGAAGAGGATGCTGATATTATCAATGCAGGAAAACAAACTATAACAACTATGCCAGGAGCTAGTTTTTTTGATTCTGCTACTAGCTTTTCAATGATTCGTGGGAAGCATGTTCACTTAACTATTTTAGGAGCTATGGAAGTAGCTGAAAATGGAGATATAGCAAACTGGAAAATACCAGGAAAAATGGTGAAAGGTATGGGGGGAGCAATGGATTTAGTAGCCTCTGCCGACAACATTATTGTAGCAATGAT
The nucleotide sequence above comes from Tenacibaculum singaporense. Encoded proteins:
- a CDS encoding penicillin-binding protein 1A, coding for MTEKKTTNFSKYIKWFWGIILGGFLFVCLLFLLASWGVFGALPTFEELENPENNLATEIISSDGKTLGKYAVENRTPIKYKDIPESMVKALVATEDERFYEHSGIDFRGTARAVLKPGSGGASTITQQLAKMLFTGKASRNIFKRVLQKVKEWVVAVKLERQYTKEEIITMYLNKYDFLNQAVGVRSAARIYFGKEPKELDVEESAMLVGMLKNSSLFNPLRRKEMVKQRRNVVLKQMNRNGFITQQQKDSLQKLGLGLNINREGHSDGLATYFREHLRSILKEWVKEHPKPNGEEYNIYRDGLKIYTTIDSRMQKYAEEAVYEHMANLQTYFDKEQKRNKNAPFYDINKKEIEKIIRRAKQNSDRYKQMKAAGKSEKEIDKVFNTATDMRIFTWKGERDTVMTPYDSIRHYKYFLRSGLVSIEPQTGHIKAWVGGINHRYFKYDAVEQQKRQVGSTFKPFVYATAINQLKMSPCDKLPNTPYTIPKEKYGMPEDWTPKNAGGKYGGELTLKEALAKSINVITAQLIDKVSPINVVRLAESSGITSKLEANPSIALGAIDLSLLEMVSAYSTFANKGLRVSPLMITRIEDKNGTVLEEFVPETKEVLSEESAYVILDLMQGVTKLGSGARLRSTWTSAGDAATGFPYKFTNPIAGKTGTTQNQSDGWFMGIVPNLATGVWTGGEDRATHFAGLKYGQGATMSLPTWAIFMRKCYEDKTLEISQESFEKPKDISINLDCSKAEEPKEGEEEETAPDDTDF
- a CDS encoding CoA transferase subunit A, with translation MINKKVNNVQEALQGVQDGMTFMLGGFGLCGIPENAIAELVKIGVKDVTCISNNAGVDDFGLGLLLQNRQIKKMISSYVGENDEFERQMLSGELEVELTPQGTLAEKCRAAQAGFPAFYTPAGYGTEVAEGKETREFDGKMYVLEPAFKADFAFVKAWKGDAAGNLIFKGTSRNFNPNMCGAATITVAEVEELVPVGELDPNQIHIPGIFVQRIFQGEKYEKRIEQRTVRQRS
- a CDS encoding 3-oxoacid CoA-transferase subunit B, with protein sequence MLDKNGIAKRIAKEVKNGYYVNLGIGIPTLVANFVRDDIEVEFQSENGVLGMGPFPFEGEEDADIINAGKQTITTMPGASFFDSATSFSMIRGKHVHLTILGAMEVAENGDIANWKIPGKMVKGMGGAMDLVASADNIIVAMMHTNKRGESKLLKKCSLPLTGVGCVTKIVTNLAVLEIKDNKFHLLERAPGVSVEEIQAATEGTLVVEGDIPEMDI